From the Eschrichtius robustus isolate mEscRob2 chromosome 19, mEscRob2.pri, whole genome shotgun sequence genome, the window GGCAGCCCATGTCCCTGCCTGCCAGTGATTGACAGCACAGGGCTGAGGGGCATGGGCTCTgctcccctcagcctcctcccAGCCTGCCTGCCTTACTCACTCACTCACGGGTTCAGCAAATGCTTATTGAGCATCTTCTGCATACCagccactgttctaggtgctagatGCAgccagaacagaaacagacaggAGGAAACCATGGCCTCCCTCACCATCATTGCACTGGGGGAGCAGGCCATGGACAGATGTGCGCATGCTTTATGTCAGCTGGTTTTAAGTGCTctagagaaaaggaaagcaggggagggggatAGGGAGTGTTAGGGGCTGGCGTTTCAGACTACGGGTGGTCAGCGAAAGCCTCCAGCAAAGACCTGAAAGGGGGGTGCATTGGGGAGGAGAGCTCAGGGCAAACTTGGGGGAAGATGTTCCAGGCAACGTGAACAGCCAGTGCCTGAGGTTGGAGTGTGTCCGGTGTGTTTTAGCAGCAGTTAGGAGGCCAATGTGCCTGGAGCTGAGTCGGGGGCAGGGGGAACCCTGGAGGCTGTGACCTGGATCAGGATGGTGGCCATGGCGGGTGAGGGTGGATTCAGGACAGGCTTTACATGGGCATTCGCATTTGCCAGCCCTGCTCCTGGGGCACTCCTGCCCTCTACTTTGGGCCCAAACCTTTGTGACTCTCCCTTTAACCCACCCTCAGCCTCCAGAGGAACAGAGAGCGTGGTTTGGAGTTAACAGCCCTGGCGGGCTGCAGGGGAGGAAGTGCCAAGCTGGGCCCTGGCCCCAGCATCCTGTAATTTGCAGCTCTCCAGGGCTGATTATGGGGTGGTGTGGTCTCTGCCCTTCTTCCCCTGCACCCCACAGGGCAGGGACCGCCCCCCAGTCTGGAGAGCAAGGAAAAGACGGGGGAGAATCCAGCTGGGGGGCAACAGCCTGACCAATGGGCAGGTTCTCCTTCCGCTCCCCTCCTGCCACCCATggctgggtgctggggaaggGGCAGCAGGGGCCTCCCTGGTCCTGCCCCCCCGCCCACCGCCCAGCCCTGTCGTCATCCCATGGCATTTCTTCATTCCGTCTCTGTCTTGTctctgtgtgtgttgtgttgtCCTGTCCGCGTGTGTCGGATACACGTCCTGTGTCCCCCTCGTCCTTGCCCGGCCCCCACCCTGCCATTGCCCCGGACCCCAGACCATCGTGCGGGGCAGCAAAGGCGCCAAGGATGGGGCCCTCACGCTGCTGCTCGACGAGTTTGAGAACATGTCAGTGACGCGCTCCAACTCCCTGCGGAGAGACAGCCCGCCGCCACCCGCCCGTGCCCGCCAGGAAAACGGGATGCCCGTGGAGCAGGCCGCCATGGCCAGAGGGGGCCCAGAGAAGGCAGGCGGTCAAGGCCGGGTCGCCGGTCGCAGCGAGGCGGGTGGCAGCAGTGGAGACAGGCGGCGGGTGGGGCCGGACAAGAGGCCCAAGTCTTCCAGGGAGGGCTCAGGGGGGCCCCAGGAGTCCTCCCGGGACAAGCGCCCCCTCTCTGGGCCCGACGTCGGCACCCCCCACCAGCCTGCCGGTCTGGCCAGCGGGGCGAAAGTGGCAGCTGGCCGGCCCTTTAACACGTACCCGCGGGCCGACACGGACCACCCATCCCGGGGCGCCCAGGTAActgctccccctgccccaggACCGCCCCACTGTCCCCTTGCCCGGAGCTTCCCCGTTGCCACCCACCGACTCCAACCCGTGCCCAGCCCACCGTCCATCTCCATCCTGAGCACCATGTGTCTGTCCCGCAGCCGGGGTCCCTGTCCCTCTGGCCCCTCCACTGACAGCCGCCTGTCTTTTCTGTTGCAGGGGGAGCCTCACAACGTGGCCCCCAATGGGCCATCGGTGGGGGGCCTGGCCGTCCCCCAGTCCTCCTCTGCCTCCCGGCCCCCCGCTCGAGCCCACGGCCCCCCCAGCCCTGGAGTGCTGGGCCCCCACGCCTCCGAGCCCCAGCTGGCCCCTCCGGCCCGCACCCTCGCCgggccccccgcccccgggccccccggcccccgctcgccacagcggGAACCCCAGCGAGTGTCCCACGAGCAGTTCCGGGCTGCCCTGCAACTGGTGGTGGACCCCGGCGACCCTCGCTCCTACCTGGACAACTTCATCAAGATCGGCGAGGGCTCCACGGGCATCGTGTGCATCGCCACTGTGCGCAGCTCGGGCAGGCTGGTGGCCGTCAAGAAGATGGACCTCCGCAAGCAGCAGAGGCGCGAGCTGCTCTTCAATGAGGTGGGCCtgctgcccccgcccccgcccttcACCTCTCCTCCTGGGGCTCCTCCGCCCCATGGCTTTTGAGGGCACATGGGGTGAGGATGGGAGAGGGCCTTCGGGGATGGGGTTCCCCAGGGCTGGGTTCTGGGCCCGGCTCCTGTCCTCACTCGTcacacctcccacctccccaggctGTCTCCTCTGTCCCCACGACACCCACGGCCACGGCTGTCCTGTTCCTGGCCAGGCCCCGAGCCCCAGCTCCAGGCTCCCTCAGCCCCCTGAGCCCCACCCTCTGCGTGCCTTCCAGGCCCCTCATACCCACCAAGTCCCATTCTGGCCCCAAAGCGTGTACTCCAAACCTGCCTCTCCTGGTTCCCTGTCTCAGAGAGGCCCCGCCACGCCTGTCCCCAGGCCAGAGCTCTGGACCTCCCCGGCCCCCACCCCGGCTTGTCAGCCCTGAGCCTGTCACTCCTTCCCCGTCCCCATCCCCGTGTAGCCCATTTGCTGCTCGGCCCTGCCCCCTGGGCATTCCCCACACCCCTTTACTGCCCTTTGCAGCGCCCCCTGGTGCCCTCAGGACAAAGGCCTGGCCTCTTGGCCGTGCATCTGAGATCCGCCCCCATCTAGGCCTCGCTTCTGTCTGACCTCAGGCTTTGGCCCTTGGGGGCTCACTACCAGTGAGCGTGTTGCAAA encodes:
- the PAK4 gene encoding serine/threonine-protein kinase PAK 4 isoform X1 — protein: MFGKKKKRVEISAPSNFEHRVHTGFDQHEQKFTGLPRQWQSLIEESARRPKPLVDPACITSIQPGAPKTIVRGSKGAKDGALTLLLDEFENMSVTRSNSLRRDSPPPPARARQENGMPVEQAAMARGGPEKAGGQGRVAGRSEAGGSSGDRRRVGPDKRPKSSREGSGGPQESSRDKRPLSGPDVGTPHQPAGLASGAKVAAGRPFNTYPRADTDHPSRGAQGEPHNVAPNGPSVGGLAVPQSSSASRPPARAHGPPSPGVLGPHASEPQLAPPARTLAGPPAPGPPGPRSPQREPQRVSHEQFRAALQLVVDPGDPRSYLDNFIKIGEGSTGIVCIATVRSSGRLVAVKKMDLRKQQRRELLFNEVVIMRDYQHENVVEMYNSYLVGDELWVVMEFLEGGALTDIVTHTRMNEEQIAAVCLAVLQALSVLHAQGVIHRDIKSDSILLTHDGRVKLSDFGFCAQVSKEVPRRKSLVGTPYWMAPELISRLPYGPEVDIWSLGVMVIEMVDGEPPYFNEPPLKAMKMIRDNLPPRLKNLHKVSPSLKGFLDRLLVRDPAQRATAAELLKHPFLAKAGPPASIVPLMRQNRTR